The Fastidiosipila sp. genome has a window encoding:
- the hpt gene encoding hypoxanthine phosphoribosyltransferase, which produces MAFVEKKVDHRLVSREEIDTFVTRLGKQISEDYKGKEIYLICVLKGSFMFLADLIRHIDVPCEVDFMSVSSYAGEKSTGIVKINKDLDKNISGRHVLIVEDIVDTGITLNHLMNLLSTRNPASLRIVTAFDKPSRRKIDIDVHYIGLEIPNEFIVGYGLDLDGYYRNLPDVEVLAAD; this is translated from the coding sequence ATGGCGTTTGTTGAGAAAAAGGTTGATCACAGGCTGGTGTCCCGCGAAGAAATCGATACCTTCGTGACGCGCCTTGGAAAACAGATTTCGGAGGACTACAAGGGGAAAGAGATTTATCTCATCTGTGTCCTCAAGGGTTCCTTCATGTTTCTGGCTGACCTGATCCGCCACATTGATGTCCCTTGCGAGGTCGATTTTATGTCGGTTTCAAGCTACGCCGGGGAAAAGAGCACCGGCATTGTTAAGATCAATAAGGACCTGGACAAGAACATCTCCGGCCGGCATGTTCTGATCGTTGAGGACATCGTCGACACAGGCATTACCTTGAACCACCTGATGAATCTTTTATCGACGAGAAATCCTGCCAGCCTCCGCATCGTCACCGCTTTTGACAAGCCGTCGCGGCGCAAGATCGACATAGATGTCCATTACATCGGGCTGGAAATCCCGAATGAATTCATTGTGGGCTATGGCCTGGATCTGGACGGCTACTACAGAAACCTGCCCGACGTTGAAGTATTGGCTGCTGACTAG
- the rpsF gene encoding 30S ribosomal protein S6, with the protein MAKKYELLYVLNGTLPADELRVQMDRVRAIVEASAEIVQVTEWGRRRLAYEIQDLREGYYVIVHFNAEAEAPREIERLMRIADYVLRYLIVVAEGSFMPTVRRLSEEGAEEEMVSDQAEAEDSVPAEAEEGTSPDEEELEESVPAETEEEETAPEVKEAEDAGPAEPPEPEAVDGTPPAEVDETPEEPERSEE; encoded by the coding sequence ATGGCTAAGAAATATGAATTGCTTTATGTCCTGAACGGCACCCTGCCCGCCGATGAACTGCGCGTGCAGATGGACCGGGTCAGGGCGATCGTCGAAGCGTCGGCGGAAATTGTCCAGGTGACTGAATGGGGGCGGCGCCGTCTGGCCTACGAGATCCAGGATCTCCGTGAAGGCTACTATGTCATCGTCCATTTCAATGCCGAAGCCGAAGCTCCGCGTGAAATTGAGCGCCTGATGCGCATTGCCGACTATGTCCTGCGTTATCTGATTGTTGTGGCCGAAGGTTCCTTCATGCCGACTGTACGGCGCCTGTCCGAGGAGGGAGCAGAAGAGGAGATGGTTTCGGATCAAGCGGAAGCGGAAGATTCTGTTCCTGCTGAAGCGGAAGAAGGGACAAGCCCGGATGAGGAAGAGCTGGAGGAATCCGTCCCGGCTGAAACGGAAGAGGAAGAAACCGCTCCTGAAGTGAAGGAGGCAGAGGACGCCGGGCCGGCAGAGCCGCCCGAGCCCGAAGCTGTTGACGGGACTCCGCCGGCAGAAGTCGATGAGACCCCGGAGGAGCCGGAAAGGAGTGAAGAATGA
- a CDS encoding aminopeptidase, with the protein MSREMLKKYAEVLVKVGVNVKEGDLIQLNGDTESLPLLREIARSCWKAGARDVITEIADDRIRLSKFEEAGEAYLDYFPGFRADYLEEMLKAKYHRIHLSAPSLDLFAHIDQKKIQTAQKAALSATEHLEKHMHPGDIKWTAAACPSLRWARELFPGLDEESALNKLWEVVLRICRVDREDPVAAWQEHDKNLKARESWLDSQDFSYLHYQGPGTDLTCRLADRHKWIGGSSTTPDGVDYMANIPTEELFTTPHAMKVDGRIRSTMPLSVMGKIVEDFGFTFKEGQVVDYHAGKNAEVLETLLGMDEGARRLGEVAIVPDSSPVSRSGLLFKTTLFDENASCHFALGQAYAEAIRGGSGMTEEERGALGSNKSMIHIDFMVGGPELSITGYKKDGTALPVLRDGEWAF; encoded by the coding sequence ATGAGCCGGGAAATGCTGAAAAAGTATGCTGAGGTACTGGTCAAAGTCGGGGTCAATGTGAAAGAGGGGGACTTGATTCAGTTGAACGGCGATACCGAATCACTGCCGCTTTTGCGCGAGATTGCCAGGTCCTGCTGGAAAGCCGGCGCCAGGGATGTGATTACCGAGATTGCCGATGACAGGATCCGGCTGTCCAAGTTTGAGGAAGCCGGGGAGGCTTATCTGGATTACTTTCCCGGTTTTCGCGCCGATTACCTTGAGGAAATGCTCAAGGCCAAATACCACCGGATTCACCTCAGCGCACCCTCGCTGGATCTTTTTGCCCACATCGACCAGAAGAAGATTCAGACAGCCCAGAAGGCCGCCCTGTCAGCAACAGAGCACCTGGAGAAGCACATGCATCCCGGCGATATCAAGTGGACGGCAGCCGCCTGTCCCTCCTTGCGCTGGGCCAGGGAACTTTTCCCCGGCCTCGATGAAGAAAGTGCTCTGAACAAGCTATGGGAAGTGGTTTTGAGGATTTGCCGCGTTGACCGGGAAGATCCGGTTGCTGCCTGGCAGGAACATGACAAAAACCTCAAGGCGCGCGAGAGCTGGCTGGACAGCCAGGATTTCAGCTACCTTCACTACCAGGGGCCGGGAACGGACCTGACCTGCCGGCTGGCGGACCGGCATAAGTGGATCGGGGGTTCATCGACGACGCCGGACGGGGTCGATTACATGGCCAATATTCCGACCGAAGAGCTCTTTACAACGCCCCATGCCATGAAGGTGGACGGCAGGATCCGTTCGACCATGCCGCTCTCAGTCATGGGCAAGATTGTTGAGGATTTCGGTTTCACTTTCAAGGAGGGCCAGGTTGTCGATTACCATGCCGGCAAGAACGCGGAAGTGCTTGAGACGCTGCTGGGCATGGATGAAGGGGCTCGCAGGCTGGGCGAAGTCGCCATCGTACCCGATTCATCGCCTGTTTCCCGGTCGGGGCTGCTTTTCAAGACCACCCTCTTTGACGAGAATGCCTCCTGTCACTTTGCGCTCGGCCAGGCCTACGCTGAGGCCATCAGGGGTGGCAGCGGGATGACCGAGGAGGAGCGCGGGGCGTTGGGATCCAATAAATCCATGATCCACATCGATTTCATGGTGGGCGGCCCCGAGCTCTCAATTACCGGCTACAAAAAGGACGGCACAGCCCTGCCTGTATTACGGGATGGCGAGTGGGCATTCTAG
- a CDS encoding 50S ribosomal protein L9 produces the protein MKVLLLEGIKGLGQAGDVVEVKPGYARNYLFKRNLATQVTKDKMNLVEMQRAAREKSEGEELDRARKMAESLDGQHFTYTAKAGAAGRLYGTVTNQNIADLLSEAGYPVDKREVTVSEPVKTVGSHQVTIRLHPEVSVTFKLDVKAEL, from the coding sequence ATGAAGGTACTGCTTCTTGAGGGTATCAAGGGACTTGGCCAGGCGGGAGATGTGGTCGAGGTAAAACCCGGTTACGCCCGTAATTACTTGTTCAAACGCAATTTGGCCACCCAGGTCACCAAAGACAAGATGAATCTGGTTGAGATGCAAAGGGCAGCCAGGGAGAAATCTGAAGGGGAGGAGCTGGACCGGGCCAGGAAAATGGCTGAATCCCTTGATGGACAGCACTTCACCTATACAGCCAAGGCCGGCGCCGCAGGCCGCCTTTACGGGACAGTGACCAACCAGAATATTGCCGACCTGCTGTCAGAGGCCGGCTACCCGGTGGACAAGCGTGAGGTGACGGTGAGCGAACCGGTCAAGACGGTGGGGAGCCATCAGGTGACCATCCGTCTGCATCCCGAAGTGTCGGTCACTTTCAAACTGGACGTGAAGGCAGAGCTCTGA
- a CDS encoding single-stranded DNA-binding protein translates to MNKAILMGRLVRDPEIRTTQSGVSVCNFTVACDRRSRSAEGTRQSTADFIPCVAWRQQAEFINKYFYKGDRILITGTIQPRSWEDQAGQRRYTTEVIVDEVEFCESRRGDRQVDVDEGPRDYTASTPVESGGDDFLTTPDDEDTALPFDF, encoded by the coding sequence ATGAACAAGGCAATCCTGATGGGGAGGCTGGTGCGTGATCCGGAAATCCGGACGACACAAAGCGGCGTCTCCGTGTGCAATTTCACCGTAGCCTGCGACCGCCGGTCGCGCTCGGCCGAAGGAACAAGACAAAGTACTGCCGATTTTATTCCCTGCGTCGCCTGGCGGCAGCAGGCGGAATTCATAAACAAGTATTTTTACAAGGGTGACCGGATCCTGATCACGGGAACCATCCAGCCCAGAAGCTGGGAGGATCAGGCGGGCCAGAGGCGCTACACGACCGAAGTGATCGTGGATGAAGTCGAATTCTGTGAATCGCGGCGCGGCGACAGGCAAGTTGACGTGGACGAGGGCCCGAGGGACTATACCGCCTCGACACCGGTTGAAAGCGGAGGAGACGATTTCCTGACAACCCCCGACGACGAAGATACGGCACTCCCCTTCGACTTTTAA
- the dnaB gene encoding replicative DNA helicase, whose protein sequence is MATFPEPLSGSDSLSDRLRGRTLPHNASAEQSVLGCAMMKLESLAAMMADLRKEDFYDPKHQLIFDAMAALNEDQKPCDILTVTNQLIANGNIGRAGGREYVAALPGSVPFASNYPVYIGLVRDLSVKRRMILSLDGVIDLCFNSDHEAEELIELAAQRIMNIREEGESSGLLPIGGVLGARINELGAISRGERPQPIQIGFPSLNRVLGGLRKGGLYILASRPGVGKSALSLNIAHNAAYHRGAVVAIFSLEMSKEEVAMRLLSSKTMMSFQQLESLDVKDKEAWEMIGKGLGDLYSIPIYIDDHSSINVVEIHARCRQLQLQKQQLDLVVVDYLQLMGTATSRSRAENRQQQIAEISRMLKVMARDLEVPVLALSQLSREVDRAGRRPRLADLRESGAIEQDADVVMFLHDPNRQEEEASYMQEVSEIDLIIEKNRQGERMTVTLDWNPRILTFTESYYGGTPEPPPPPPQGS, encoded by the coding sequence ATGGCCACCTTCCCCGAACCATTGTCCGGTTCGGACTCTTTATCCGACCGGCTGAGAGGCAGGACACTGCCTCACAATGCCAGTGCGGAACAATCCGTCCTGGGCTGCGCCATGATGAAACTTGAATCGCTGGCGGCCATGATGGCTGATTTGCGGAAAGAGGATTTTTACGACCCCAAACATCAGCTGATTTTTGATGCCATGGCAGCCCTGAATGAAGATCAGAAGCCCTGCGATATCCTGACCGTGACCAATCAGCTGATCGCCAATGGGAATATCGGCCGGGCGGGAGGGCGCGAATACGTGGCGGCGCTTCCCGGATCCGTGCCTTTCGCCTCCAATTACCCGGTCTATATCGGGTTGGTGCGCGATCTGTCTGTCAAGCGCCGGATGATTCTGTCGCTCGACGGCGTCATTGATCTTTGCTTCAACTCCGACCATGAGGCAGAAGAGCTGATTGAACTGGCAGCCCAGCGGATCATGAACATCCGGGAAGAAGGGGAAAGCTCAGGACTGCTTCCCATCGGCGGTGTGCTTGGAGCCAGAATCAATGAGCTGGGCGCCATTTCCCGCGGCGAGCGGCCTCAGCCCATCCAAATCGGCTTTCCCAGCCTGAATCGCGTCCTGGGTGGATTGCGCAAGGGCGGTCTTTATATTCTCGCCTCAAGGCCCGGCGTCGGCAAATCGGCGCTTTCACTCAATATCGCCCACAATGCTGCCTACCACCGAGGTGCTGTGGTCGCCATCTTTTCACTCGAAATGAGCAAGGAAGAGGTCGCCATGCGCCTTCTGTCCTCCAAAACCATGATGTCTTTCCAACAGCTGGAATCGCTCGATGTGAAAGACAAGGAAGCCTGGGAGATGATTGGCAAGGGGCTGGGTGACCTGTACAGCATCCCCATTTACATTGATGACCACTCTTCCATCAATGTGGTTGAGATCCACGCCCGCTGCCGTCAGCTCCAGCTGCAAAAGCAGCAGCTGGATCTGGTCGTTGTTGACTACCTCCAGCTGATGGGAACGGCGACCAGCCGGTCGCGGGCTGAAAACAGGCAGCAGCAGATTGCCGAGATCTCCCGCATGCTGAAGGTCATGGCCAGGGATCTGGAAGTCCCGGTCCTTGCTCTTTCGCAGCTTTCCCGCGAAGTTGACCGGGCAGGGCGCCGGCCCCGGCTCGCCGATCTCAGGGAATCAGGGGCCATTGAGCAGGACGCCGATGTGGTCATGTTTCTCCACGACCCCAACCGCCAGGAGGAGGAAGCTTCCTACATGCAGGAAGTGAGTGAAATCGACCTGATCATCGAAAAGAACCGGCAGGGCGAAAGAATGACCGTGACCCTGGACTGGAATCCCCGGATCTTGACCTTTACGGAAAGCTATTATGGCGGGACGCCCGAACCGCCCCCGCCGCCTCCCCAGGGATCATGA
- the hflB gene encoding ATP-dependent zinc metalloprotease FtsH, which produces MIVIMAVTFMMSRGDRSKDATLFDVEQMIKSGTVESVTIDGATLNLKMTDKAVSEGSPASVKKDIPADSIDSYLEILRLAKEEGHIASFDYNRPTDFGSILNGIIMLLMLVSLGAFVFISYARRDSEGKTALSFGKSRATLADPSQIRVTFDDVAGAEEEKDELQEVVDFLKNPKKYVSLGAKIPKGILLVGPPGTGKTLLARAVAGEAQVPFFSISGSDFVEMFVGVGASRVRNLFLNAKKKAPCIVFIDEIDAVGRHRGAGLGGGHDEREQTLNQLLVEMDGFGPNEGVIVLAATNRPDILDGALLRPGRFDRRIVVMRPDLKGREAILHVHAKDKPLADDVDLAEIAKITPGFTGADLANLLNEAALLAARRNDDKIHYSDVAEAVFKVTIGPEKKSRVISAEEKKLTAYHESGHAIVLREVSTTDRVERVSIIPAGGAGGYTAFKPSEDIYFKTRAQLVAEIKMALGGRAAEDLVFGEISTGAGADLKEVNRIARAMVTKYGMSSRLGNVVTAEEEEVFIGRDYGHVMNHSEALQAAIDEEIARILDEAYSETKEVLTENRRLLDELATRLLEKEKVESAEFESIYQEFAVDPKPLPGEGAKEVSVSPGEVAVPVAEAGTESTPG; this is translated from the coding sequence ATGATTGTGATCATGGCGGTTACCTTCATGATGTCGCGCGGCGACCGCTCGAAAGATGCCACGCTTTTTGATGTCGAGCAGATGATCAAGAGCGGCACGGTCGAATCGGTTACCATCGACGGGGCCACGCTCAATTTGAAGATGACGGACAAGGCGGTTTCGGAAGGAAGCCCCGCCAGTGTCAAAAAAGACATTCCCGCCGACTCCATCGACAGCTACCTTGAGATCCTCCGGCTGGCCAAGGAAGAGGGTCATATAGCCTCATTTGACTACAACCGGCCGACCGATTTCGGCAGCATCCTGAACGGCATCATCATGCTTCTCATGCTGGTCTCCCTGGGCGCCTTCGTCTTTATCTCCTATGCCAGGAGGGACAGCGAGGGCAAGACGGCCCTGTCCTTTGGCAAAAGCCGGGCGACCCTGGCCGACCCAAGCCAGATACGCGTGACCTTCGATGACGTGGCCGGAGCGGAAGAGGAAAAAGATGAACTGCAGGAAGTGGTCGATTTTCTCAAGAATCCCAAAAAATACGTCAGCCTGGGTGCCAAGATCCCCAAAGGGATTTTGCTGGTCGGCCCGCCCGGTACAGGTAAAACGCTGCTGGCCCGGGCTGTCGCGGGCGAAGCCCAGGTACCCTTTTTCTCCATCAGCGGGTCTGACTTCGTTGAAATGTTTGTCGGCGTCGGCGCGTCCCGGGTCCGCAACCTTTTCCTGAATGCGAAAAAGAAGGCACCCTGCATCGTCTTCATCGATGAAATTGACGCGGTCGGACGTCATCGCGGAGCGGGGCTGGGCGGCGGCCATGATGAGCGCGAGCAAACCCTCAACCAGCTCCTGGTCGAGATGGATGGTTTCGGACCCAATGAGGGGGTCATCGTTCTGGCTGCAACCAACCGGCCTGACATCCTGGACGGCGCCCTCCTGCGCCCCGGCCGCTTTGACCGCCGCATCGTGGTCATGCGGCCCGACCTGAAGGGGCGGGAAGCCATCCTTCACGTCCACGCCAAGGACAAGCCCCTGGCGGACGATGTGGATCTGGCTGAAATTGCCAAAATTACACCTGGCTTCACCGGAGCGGATCTGGCCAACCTTTTGAATGAGGCAGCTCTTCTGGCTGCCAGGCGCAACGACGATAAAATCCACTATTCCGATGTCGCCGAGGCTGTCTTCAAAGTGACCATCGGGCCTGAAAAGAAGAGCAGGGTGATCAGTGCCGAGGAAAAGAAGCTGACGGCCTACCACGAATCAGGGCACGCCATCGTCTTGCGGGAGGTATCGACAACCGACCGGGTCGAGCGGGTCTCCATTATTCCAGCCGGCGGTGCCGGCGGCTATACGGCTTTCAAGCCCAGCGAAGACATCTACTTCAAGACCCGGGCCCAGCTTGTTGCTGAGATCAAGATGGCCCTGGGAGGCAGGGCGGCTGAAGATTTGGTTTTCGGCGAGATCAGCACCGGTGCCGGGGCCGATCTGAAGGAAGTCAACCGGATTGCCCGCGCCATGGTAACCAAATACGGCATGAGCAGCAGGCTGGGCAATGTGGTGACAGCCGAGGAGGAGGAAGTCTTCATCGGCCGCGACTACGGCCATGTGATGAACCATAGTGAAGCGCTCCAGGCGGCCATCGATGAAGAAATCGCCCGGATTCTGGACGAAGCCTATTCCGAGACCAAGGAGGTGCTGACCGAAAACCGCCGTCTGCTCGACGAACTGGCCACCCGCCTGCTGGAGAAGGAGAAAGTGGAGTCTGCTGAATTCGAGTCCATCTATCAGGAGTTTGCGGTCGATCCCAAACCCCTGCCCGGCGAAGGCGCCAAAGAGGTCTCGGTATCGCCGGGTGAGGTGGCTGTTCCGGTCGCGGAGGCAGGGACGGAATCGACGCCCGGATAG
- a CDS encoding 30S ribosomal protein S18: MADTKKRGSYQSQKRYGRKKYCVFCADHVDVIDYKDVNTLQRYLAENYKILPRRMTGTCARHQRALTRAILRSRQVALIPYKAE; encoded by the coding sequence ATGGCAGATACAAAAAAACGCGGAAGTTACCAGAGCCAGAAACGGTATGGCCGCAAAAAATATTGCGTGTTTTGCGCCGATCATGTCGATGTGATCGACTATAAGGATGTCAATACGCTTCAGCGTTATTTGGCAGAAAATTACAAGATTCTTCCCCGCCGCATGACAGGTACCTGCGCCCGCCATCAGCGAGCGCTGACCAGGGCCATCCTGCGGTCACGCCAGGTTGCTCTGATCCCCTATAAGGCGGAATAA
- the tilS gene encoding tRNA lysidine(34) synthetase TilS produces the protein MKLPAPAFWVFQQISATCEREKLILPQSLLVAGVSGGADSMLLLAFLLHYLQKIPFDLVACHLNHGIRGSEADLDQALVKDYCEKHSIPFVALYEDLPAYAQKAGLGLEEAGRIVRRRSFEKVAADYGEKKDYPGGCRIALAHHQDDRAESILMHMGRGAGLRGLVGIRYLDGPLIRPLLDIRRDQVVEAAQALNLPWREDASNLSFEFLRNRIRLDLIPAWEKTLGYDPVPMLARLGDLAKMDHDALSAMASESLDSLRLPDGSLSLTDLASLPEALTSRVLQQYCGQVKEGEDGSQSLSQNQVATLAGLMVSVTSGNKEKARLSLGGGVTAIMCHGRLWLEAESYEEKDGGKPSKSQEEV, from the coding sequence ATGAAGCTCCCGGCTCCTGCTTTTTGGGTTTTTCAGCAAATCTCAGCGACCTGTGAGCGTGAAAAACTCATCCTTCCCCAAAGCCTCCTGGTTGCCGGTGTCTCGGGCGGCGCCGATTCCATGCTGCTTCTCGCCTTTTTGCTCCATTACCTCCAAAAAATTCCCTTTGACCTGGTAGCCTGCCATCTGAATCACGGAATCCGCGGGAGCGAGGCCGATCTTGACCAGGCACTTGTCAAGGACTACTGCGAAAAGCATTCAATTCCCTTTGTCGCCCTCTATGAAGACCTTCCTGCCTACGCCCAAAAAGCCGGACTGGGGCTGGAGGAAGCGGGCCGGATCGTAAGGCGCCGGTCCTTTGAAAAAGTCGCGGCGGATTACGGGGAGAAAAAAGATTACCCCGGAGGCTGCCGCATCGCCCTGGCCCATCATCAGGATGACCGGGCAGAAAGCATCCTGATGCACATGGGGCGGGGCGCAGGGCTCCGGGGGCTGGTCGGGATCCGCTATCTGGACGGGCCCCTGATCCGTCCGCTGCTGGATATCCGGAGGGATCAGGTGGTCGAGGCGGCACAGGCCTTGAATTTGCCTTGGAGAGAAGACGCGTCCAACCTTTCTTTCGAATTTTTGAGAAACAGGATTCGCCTGGACTTGATCCCGGCCTGGGAAAAAACACTTGGCTACGATCCGGTGCCCATGCTGGCCCGCCTGGGGGATTTGGCAAAAATGGATCATGATGCCCTGTCCGCCATGGCCTCGGAGAGTCTCGATTCCTTGCGTTTGCCGGACGGCAGCCTGTCCCTGACAGACCTTGCCAGCCTGCCGGAGGCCTTGACCTCAAGGGTTTTACAGCAGTACTGTGGACAGGTGAAAGAGGGTGAGGACGGCTCCCAAAGCCTGAGCCAGAACCAGGTTGCGACCCTGGCCGGATTGATGGTCTCCGTGACATCCGGCAACAAAGAGAAAGCACGCCTGTCGCTTGGGGGCGGGGTCACCGCAATCATGTGCCATGGCCGGCTGTGGCTCGAAGCTGAATCGTATGAGGAGAAAGACGGGGGGAAGCCCTCGAAAAGTCAGGAGGAAGTATGA